tcttcaaaactgaccatatccTTGGACATAAATCAATTCTCAACTGatgtacaaaaaattaaaataacacctCCATCCTTTCTGAGCACCATGGAGTAGCACAGGATATCAAAAGCAATGGAAAGCTTATAAACACCTGGAAATGAAAAAATTCATAGTGAATGAAAATGGGTCAAGATAGACATCAAAAAGAGATCAAAACATTGTTAGACTTAAATTAATTACATGACATAgtcaaagttatgggacacaaatGAAGGTGGGTTTAAGAGATCTAAGCTCATATCCCTAAGTGCTTACATAAAAATTTGAGTGATCTTATTTTGCAGAGTTTTCCCCGTCCAATCAtattagggcagtgggaggcttgtgattggacaggaaaagggaggcagagggaggagttgAGGatacaggggtgggggggggggggagtctgaggaggaaagggagaaccagaatggaggctgacgtggtgttatcaaaaggttagaataattatGTTAAAGCTTTATGattatcatttggctctgaagttactgtattggcatcttgtaaattttGTCTTTATTGGTACATAAATCGGATCGGCTAATTAaacattaagagtcttgattctagtGGGTAATTAGATGTTGAGATGGCTAAAAAGGGGTGCATGGGGCATTGCATAAAAGCTATAGGGACTTGGGGTGAGGCTCCAAGAGATGGCCTGATGAGAGCCTTGAGAGACTTAAGACACCATCTTTATAAACAGCAAGAATTCTGCTATGTTTTGTAATATTTgataataatttaattataaatacTATTCATTATTCTCAAGTTAATGATTGTaaacttattaaaatatatagtaaaaGTTAGGCAACTCAGGAATgctataagaaaaatatttttccccagaaaagaactcaaaaattGGCTATTTGATAACAAAAACTCAGatctgaaaacatacacacaattacCATTATACTGACTTTAGCACCTTGCTTTTACATACTTTGGAATACATAAAacaacaattaatttaaaaaggaggCAGTTAatttgggagagagaaagaagaggtatatgggagagtttgtggggaggaaaggagaggggtaAATGATGTAATTAGAATCTCATAGaattcgaaaaaccaaaaaaaaaagtagaaaaaaagaatctcatAAAATGAAGTAGAAAGAGTTCTCCTGCACAGGTGCAGAGATGTCTAACAGATTAAGGAGCCATCACTTTACAGAGAATGCAAACAATTTTAATCTATCATATTAATGTGAATTAAGATCATTGAATTCCTGAAATTTTTAATTAGACTTTCAGACAATTGTTGAGAGAGTACACTTAAAACCTGAGGAACAAAACATAATAAAGGATGGAATACTGATTCTATATTGAAACGACCACTCACACTCTTCTCTGAACACCAGCACACAGTTAATTATGCCTTCACACAGAACTATGTCTTATCCACCTAACAATTTGCCTTCACAAAACCTGAAAGAAACCAGAACACTGCCTtttgaatagttttattttaaagatatagacttgcatcttctttttaaattttaaatttaaaaatgattctgaAGGTCATTTATATAAATGAGTTGAGAGCATGGATTAAGGTAATGGTAAGGTTTTATTAGTGTGAACATGTTTTGGATTTCATATCATAGTATATATTTAAGGGACTTGAGTGCAGGATCCCACTTGTCAGGGGATACTGAATTGGGGAAGTCCCTGCTGTTTTTGCTTGCCCTTGCCCCAGTTCAGATCTTCTTTTTCACCATCAGGCAGTTCATATGTTGGGGCAGAGATTTCTTAGACAATGGCACAGTGGCTGTTTCGCTCGTTGCCTAACTTCATACTGCTGTCCATGTTACTGTGGCTGGAAGGAAAGCACATGTTGCatcaattagaaaaaaatgtagctcagtggctttATCATAGTATCTCCTGGAATGTCCGCCCTTCAAGGGCACTAGCCATGTCTAAAGCTCAGTAAGCAGTACATGTACCATGAGCAAGAAGGGAAGGTAGTCACCTACAACCACATATCAACTCCAGCCACATTGTATGGAGCAGAACACTTAGACAGTGGACTGCATGTTGTCCCATAGCTGATATAAATGAGGGCTTCAGTTCCTTCTTGGCTTCCATGTGGGAATGTGACACTGTCATACCTGATTTGGTACAAAAAACCCATCGCCACTCTCTGTGTAATCCTCAAATTCAGGGTCATCAACAACTGGCTGTGGTTTGTTTTCCTCCTCTTCAAACATTGGGTGTAAAACAGTAGTCATTATTTTCATGAGTTCTTCATCAGTCTTCATgggaaaagcaaataaaaagttGAAAACTAACAGACTAACTGTAAAGTTCTGAAGTGAAGAAATAGTTAAACTGTACAAGTCAAACTTACTAGCTGACCGGAGGCACTCATTTCTATGTTGGAGCCTTCCGTCTCCTGGTCATTTTCGCTACTGTGAAGTTTGTTAGTCTTCATAAACTTACTCCACACTGCTTTTATGAGAACTTCTTTATCCTAGAAATGAACACAAGTGACAGCATTTCCTTCATACTAACTCTACACTCAAGCAGAACAAGTAGATTTACAGTGAGAGGTGAAGAGGAGTCATGGGGAGGGATCACTGTACACTATAACTAGCCTTTCTGTGCACTCTGCATTTTGGAAATGTTGGTCTCCTTGTATTCATAGTACACAATTTTAAGGATCTCCTTGGTTGACCACTAAGACCTCTTCTATGCCTATATACTCCTAGTAGCAAGCACTATTCTCCTTGAGATCTCTTTGGACAGTTCCCATGTGACCAACCAGCCTGCCAGTTTCCTCATATGTTACCTTCTGCTCTTGCAGTTCAGCATCCAACTGCGCTTCAGGGACTATAGCAGCTGAGGCCACTCCCAGGCATAGGATGACTAGGAAGATTGTAGGAGTCATGTCTC
Above is a window of Mus musculus strain C57BL/6J chromosome 13, GRCm38.p6 C57BL/6J DNA encoding:
- the Tpbpa gene encoding trophoblast-specific protein alpha precursor, translating into MTPTIFLVILCLGVASAAIVPEAQLDAELQEQKDKEVLIKAVWSKFMKTNKLHSSENDQETEGSNIEMSASGQLTDEELMKIMTTVLHPMFEEEENKPQPVVDDPEFEDYTESGDGFFVPNQPQ